The following is a genomic window from Crossiella equi.
CCGCGGCGGCCAGCCGGGACTGCAAGAACATCGGCAACGGCGAGCTGTGCGTCGAGGTGGTCAAGTTCTACTCGGTGGCCAAGGTCAGCTACCGCAAGACCGCGGGCGCACCGTACCGGGGCGAGCTCGTGCTGTGGGACTACGACGGCTGGCAGCGGGCGGGCAGCACGGCCACCTGGTACGTGGGCTCCTACTTCTCCCAGGAGTTCCACACCGACTTCATGCACTCCTGCATCACCGCGGGCATCCACGAACCGCCCGCGGGCGACAACATCTGGGGCGGCCGGCTCTGCTTCTGAGCGGCCGGGAAAGCGAGACAGTGATGAACACCCTCACCAAGGCGGCGTTGTGCGCGGCGGGCCTGGCGGCCCTGCTGCCCGCGACGGCGGTGGCCGGGCCCCAGGGCACGGCCCAGACCTTCTACCACAACCAGCAGACCAGGCTGTACCTCGACGACAACCTCCAGGACGGGCTGCGGGCCTTCCCGTACAACGGCGGGATCTACCAGCAGTGGATCGAGACCAAGTGGCAGGACAACACCTTCCAGTTCAAGAACCGCGCGACCGGGCGCTGC
Proteins encoded in this region:
- a CDS encoding RICIN domain-containing protein, with amino-acid sequence MNTLTKAALCAAGLAALLPATAVAGPQGTAQTFYHNQQTRLYLDDNLQDGLRAFPYNGGIYQQWIETKWQDNTFQFKNRATGRCIEDTPQYGPMAKPCNQSRRQSWYITRWKDLTMEFRNQETGRCLDNYNGLRTGTCDMSTTQSWL